The bacterium (Candidatus Blackallbacteria) CG13_big_fil_rev_8_21_14_2_50_49_14 genome includes a window with the following:
- a CDS encoding NYN domain-containing protein, translating to MANLVYVDNSNVWIEGMHLASVKSGKAKNLSEAIQKNICDYSWKFDFGRLLHFTGGEKTEIKRAVLFGSRPPKNDSLWSAAEANGFEVVVYDRNFSNKEKKIDTDVVANMMEDSFTIVNKEEDEMILVSGDKDYVPAIIKIRSRNIKVVCCFWSQAASELKQCVDEFISLDEFHSYLAIT from the coding sequence ATGGCTAATTTAGTATATGTCGATAATTCAAATGTCTGGATTGAAGGGATGCACTTAGCATCAGTTAAATCTGGAAAAGCGAAAAATTTATCTGAAGCTATTCAAAAAAATATTTGTGATTATAGCTGGAAATTTGATTTTGGGAGACTCCTACATTTTACCGGAGGAGAAAAAACAGAAATAAAAAGAGCTGTTTTATTTGGATCAAGACCACCCAAAAATGACTCTTTATGGTCTGCTGCTGAAGCAAATGGTTTTGAAGTAGTAGTTTATGATAGAAATTTTAGCAACAAAGAAAAAAAAATTGACACGGATGTTGTTGCCAATATGATGGAAGATTCATTTACGATTGTTAATAAAGAAGAAGATGAAATGATACTAGTTTCTGGTGATAAAGATTATGTTCCAGCTATTATCAAAATTCGAAGCAGAAATATTAAAGTTGTGTGTTGTTTTTGGAGTCAAGCTGCAAGCGAACTCAAACAATGTGTAGATGAGTTTATAAGTCTTGATGAGTTCCATTCTTATCTTGCAATAACGTAA
- a CDS encoding citrate synthase (catalyzes the formation of citrate from acetyl-CoA and oxaloacetate): protein MSTETANKGLEGIVALSSSVSSIVDGVLTYRGYNIDDLAENTTFEEVIYLLLNDDLPTQAQLDELNQQLNDARPVEAAFLEVLKQLPITHSPMERLRTGISLLGLYDNESEDNSTEANRRKAIRLIAQMPTVIAAQERIRRGKAPVAPKPGLSTAASFLQMMHDSDPDPIAVEALDKALILHADHELNASTFAARQTVSTLADIYSAVTSAVGTLKGPLHGGANEQVIRTLQKIGEVSKVAAFLNDALENKERIMGFGHRVYKDGDPRAKHLKKMSYELGKMNGEMKWYEMSDLLEKDMLEKKGMKPNVDFYSASVYFVLGIPIDLYTPIFALSRISGWVAHILEQYGNNRLIRPRADYTGPVSRVSKPIAERG, encoded by the coding sequence ATGAGCACTGAAACAGCCAACAAGGGGCTGGAAGGCATTGTTGCCCTCAGTTCTTCCGTTTCTTCGATTGTCGATGGCGTTCTGACCTATCGGGGTTATAATATCGACGATCTGGCAGAAAATACCACCTTTGAAGAGGTGATTTATCTTCTGCTGAATGATGATTTGCCCACCCAAGCACAATTGGATGAGTTGAATCAGCAATTGAACGACGCACGTCCTGTAGAGGCAGCGTTTCTTGAGGTCTTGAAACAGCTTCCGATTACGCATTCTCCAATGGAACGTCTGCGCACCGGTATCTCTCTGCTGGGGCTTTATGACAATGAGTCTGAAGACAATTCCACAGAAGCCAATCGCCGCAAAGCGATTCGACTGATTGCCCAGATGCCTACGGTGATTGCAGCCCAAGAACGAATTCGTCGTGGCAAAGCACCCGTTGCTCCCAAACCTGGCCTCAGCACTGCTGCCAGTTTTCTGCAGATGATGCATGACAGTGATCCCGATCCTATCGCGGTTGAAGCGCTGGATAAGGCTTTGATTCTGCATGCGGATCATGAACTGAATGCCTCAACCTTTGCGGCCCGTCAAACCGTCTCTACCCTGGCAGATATCTATTCTGCCGTGACTTCAGCTGTGGGAACCCTCAAGGGCCCCCTGCATGGGGGTGCCAATGAACAGGTGATTCGTACCCTGCAAAAAATTGGTGAAGTCAGCAAAGTAGCAGCTTTTCTGAATGATGCGCTTGAAAACAAAGAGCGGATCATGGGTTTTGGTCACCGTGTCTACAAAGATGGCGACCCCCGTGCCAAGCATCTCAAGAAGATGTCCTATGAGTTGGGCAAAATGAACGGCGAAATGAAATGGTATGAAATGTCAGATCTGCTTGAGAAAGACATGCTTGAGAAAAAAGGCATGAAACCCAATGTGGATTTCTATTCAGCCAGCGTCTATTTCGTTTTGGGAATTCCCATCGATCTGTATACACCGATCTTCGCTTTGAGCCGTATCAGTGGCTGGGTTGCCCATATTCTTGAGCAATATGGCAACAATCGCCTGATTCGCCCCCGCGCAGATTATACAGGCCCTGTCAGCCGGGTTTCAAAACCGATCGCTGAACGCGGCTAA